In one Thermaerobacter sp. PB12/4term genomic region, the following are encoded:
- the cutA gene encoding divalent-cation tolerance protein CutA — translation MARDVSPQQPAATRVPGAEAPAGEGPGVEPAAGRPQAGGAQAVLVYVTAANAGEARRIGRQAVEQRLAACANVYPHIDSFYWWQGELVEDHEAVVVLKTRRDRVAELIRAVRGWHSYTVPAILVFEVRDGNPDYLRWLEEEAAPGGR, via the coding sequence ATGGCACGGGATGTCAGCCCCCAGCAGCCCGCGGCCACGCGGGTGCCTGGAGCGGAAGCGCCCGCAGGGGAAGGTCCCGGGGTCGAACCGGCAGCGGGCCGCCCCCAGGCGGGCGGGGCCCAGGCGGTCCTGGTCTACGTGACCGCCGCCAACGCCGGCGAGGCCCGGCGAATCGGGCGCCAGGCGGTGGAACAGCGCCTGGCCGCCTGTGCCAACGTCTACCCGCACATCGACTCCTTCTACTGGTGGCAGGGGGAGCTGGTGGAAGACCACGAAGCGGTGGTCGTCCTGAAGACCCGGCGCGACCGCGTGGCCGAGCTGATCCGGGCCGTGCGCGGCTGGCACAGCTATACGGTGCCTGCCATCCTGGTCTTCGAGGTGCGGGACGGGAACCCCGACTATCTGCGCTGGCTGGAGGAAGAGGCGGCCCCGGGCGGGCGCTGA
- a CDS encoding Lrp/AsnC family transcriptional regulator, with product MVVLDKTEREIIKLLQKDGRMSFVDMAEQIGVTEGTIRRKFYRLLEEGIIKIAAVTDPFEVGFNAPAIIGLNVDQSRIREIVEKLTRLPRVHYVAMTTGIYDIIVYAFFSDNREMASFLLEELSQIEGITNTQTSLVLDIYKQDFAIGLPQRQEEGRRRRRRSLPAT from the coding sequence ATGGTGGTGCTGGACAAGACGGAGCGGGAGATCATCAAGCTCCTGCAAAAGGACGGGCGCATGTCCTTCGTGGACATGGCCGAGCAGATCGGGGTGACCGAAGGGACCATCCGGCGCAAGTTCTACCGGCTGCTGGAAGAGGGCATCATCAAGATCGCAGCGGTGACGGATCCCTTCGAGGTGGGGTTCAACGCGCCGGCCATCATCGGCCTCAACGTGGACCAGAGCCGGATCCGCGAGATCGTGGAAAAGCTCACCCGCCTGCCCCGGGTCCATTATGTGGCCATGACCACGGGCATCTATGACATCATCGTGTACGCCTTCTTCTCGGACAACCGGGAGATGGCGTCCTTCCTGCTGGAGGAACTGTCGCAGATCGAGGGCATCACCAACACCCAGACCTCCCTGGTGCTGGACATCTACAAGCAGGACTTCGCCATCGGCCTTCCCCAGCGCCAGGAGGAGGGACGCCGGCGCCGCCGTCGCAGCCTGCCGGCCACTTGA
- the gabT gene encoding 4-aminobutyrate--2-oxoglutarate transaminase, with translation MAGSIVRRTEIPGPRSRELLALKQRYVANAKSVLAPVFIERAEGALITDVDGNTYIDLAGGFGVMNVGYSQPAVVEAICRQAQLYTHTDFTVVPYEPYVRLAQRLADLVPIPGPVKAAFFNSGAEAVENAVKIAKHYTGRRAVIAFEGAFHGRTWMALTLTHKVKPYKAGLGPFVPEVYRAPYPYPYRGPQGLSADEVGLWAYRQLERLLEVTVAPEDVAAIVIEPVQGEGGFVVPPANFLQKVRELCTRHGIVLICDEVQTGFGRTARMFATEHFGIEPDLMTVAKSIAGGMVLSGVVGRAEIMDAARDTAIGGTYVGNPVACAAALAVLDVFEQQNLLARAEEVGRRFRQRFEAMQSRFDQIGEVRGLGAMVAMELVTDRATKEPASEAVGRIIAEALKRGVITARAGLYGNVIRVLAPLVITPEQIDEACDVLEESLAAVFR, from the coding sequence GTGGCAGGGTCCATCGTGCGCCGGACGGAGATTCCCGGCCCGCGCTCGCGGGAGCTCCTGGCGCTGAAGCAGCGGTACGTGGCCAACGCCAAGTCGGTGCTGGCCCCGGTGTTCATCGAGCGGGCGGAGGGCGCCCTGATCACCGATGTGGACGGGAACACCTACATCGACCTGGCGGGCGGCTTCGGCGTGATGAACGTGGGCTACTCCCAGCCGGCGGTGGTGGAGGCCATCTGCCGCCAGGCGCAGCTCTACACCCACACCGACTTCACCGTGGTGCCCTACGAGCCCTATGTGCGCCTGGCCCAGCGGCTGGCGGACCTGGTACCCATCCCCGGCCCCGTCAAGGCTGCGTTCTTCAACTCGGGCGCCGAGGCCGTGGAGAACGCCGTCAAGATCGCCAAGCACTACACCGGGCGCCGGGCCGTGATCGCCTTTGAAGGCGCCTTTCACGGCCGTACCTGGATGGCCCTCACCCTCACGCACAAGGTCAAGCCTTACAAGGCGGGCCTGGGCCCCTTCGTCCCCGAGGTCTACCGGGCACCCTATCCCTACCCGTACCGCGGGCCCCAGGGCCTGTCGGCCGACGAGGTGGGCCTGTGGGCGTACCGGCAGCTGGAGCGGCTGCTGGAGGTGACGGTGGCGCCTGAAGACGTGGCCGCCATCGTCATCGAGCCGGTGCAGGGCGAGGGCGGCTTCGTCGTACCGCCGGCCAACTTCCTGCAGAAGGTGCGGGAACTGTGCACGCGGCACGGCATCGTCCTGATCTGCGACGAGGTCCAGACCGGCTTCGGTCGCACCGCCCGGATGTTCGCCACCGAGCACTTCGGCATCGAGCCGGACCTGATGACGGTGGCCAAGTCCATTGCCGGCGGCATGGTGCTGTCGGGGGTCGTCGGCCGGGCGGAGATCATGGACGCGGCCCGCGACACGGCCATCGGCGGGACCTATGTGGGCAATCCTGTGGCCTGTGCGGCCGCCCTGGCGGTGCTCGACGTGTTCGAGCAGCAGAACCTGCTGGCCCGGGCGGAGGAGGTGGGCCGCCGCTTCCGGCAGCGGTTCGAGGCGATGCAGAGCCGGTTCGACCAGATCGGGGAGGTCCGGGGTCTGGGTGCCATGGTGGCCATGGAGCTGGTCACCGACCGGGCGACCAAAGAACCCGCCAGCGAGGCGGTGGGCCGCATCATCGCCGAGGCGCTCAAGCGGGGCGTGATCACAGCGCGGGCAGGCCTGTACGGGAACGTGATCCGGGTGCTGGCGCCGCTGGTCATCACCCCCGAACAGATCGACGAGGCGTGCGACGTGCTGGAAGAATCCCTGGCCGCCGTGTTCCGGTGA
- a CDS encoding Crp/Fnr family transcriptional regulator codes for MAQAQIRRWRPGELVFAGGTAAQGIFWLARGALRLATDDGGEARLVAVVTAPALAGDPAPLFGRPAALLAATSITACHTAFWPYHRFTTMLAQRPGLALLLAQQGMQSYHQTLGRVTGLLWPCARLRILHVLVTLAQAFPAPGGGGSRLPAALTQRAIGLAANTSRVSVNRVLADLRRQGIVGRTRPLHVRDTARLEALLQAEVLAAGEEAAGC; via the coding sequence ATGGCCCAGGCCCAGATCCGGCGCTGGCGGCCCGGCGAGCTGGTATTCGCGGGTGGCACCGCAGCCCAGGGTATCTTTTGGCTCGCCCGGGGAGCACTACGCCTGGCCACCGATGACGGCGGCGAAGCGCGCCTGGTGGCCGTGGTGACCGCCCCCGCCCTGGCCGGGGATCCCGCCCCCCTCTTCGGCCGCCCGGCCGCCCTGCTGGCCGCCACCTCCATCACCGCCTGCCACACCGCCTTCTGGCCGTACCACCGCTTCACCACCATGCTGGCCCAGCGCCCGGGTCTGGCCCTCCTTCTGGCCCAGCAGGGCATGCAGTCCTACCACCAGACCCTGGGCCGGGTCACGGGCTTGCTGTGGCCTTGCGCCCGCCTGCGCATCCTCCACGTGCTGGTCACCCTGGCCCAGGCTTTCCCCGCGCCGGGCGGCGGGGGAAGCCGGCTACCGGCAGCGCTGACCCAGCGGGCCATCGGCCTGGCGGCCAACACCAGCCGGGTCAGCGTGAACCGCGTTCTGGCCGACCTGCGGCGCCAGGGCATTGTCGGTCGCACCCGGCCGCTCCACGTCCGGGACACCGCCCGGCTCGAAGCCCTTTTGCAGGCAGAAGTCCTGGCGGCCGGCGAGGAAGCCGCCGGGTGCTGA